A genomic window from Sphingobacterium spiritivorum includes:
- a CDS encoding YegP family protein, producing MGKFILTKRTNGEYQFNLEAANGQVILTSEGYKTKASCHIGIASVKTNAPMDHRFDSKQARNGAYYFNLKAGNGEIIGTSQMYASGAGRDNGIASVKANAPDAEIIDETI from the coding sequence ATGGGAAAATTTATACTGACAAAAAGAACAAACGGTGAATACCAGTTTAACCTCGAAGCGGCCAATGGACAGGTTATTCTCACCAGTGAAGGATATAAGACAAAGGCATCCTGTCATATCGGCATAGCATCAGTAAAGACTAATGCTCCTATGGATCATCGCTTCGATAGCAAACAAGCCAGAAACGGTGCGTACTACTTCAATCTCAAAGCCGGAAACGGAGAGATTATTGGCACCAGTCAGATGTATGCCAGCGGTGCAGGTCGGGATAATGGGATCGCTTCCGTAAAAGCAAATGCACCCGATGCTGAAATAATAGATGAAACGATCTAA
- a CDS encoding response regulator, whose product MFRKVLIAEDQESANISVRKTLADLGIQHTDYVYYCDDALTRIEKALKADQPYDLLITDLSFEEDQYRQRLPNGDDLIKAVKLEQPTIKIVVFSAEDKSQVIDTLFEELSIDAYVRKARNDAQYLKEAINTIYQNRKYRSPNLKPIVKERNSYEFADFDITIISLLSQGVLQKDIPFHLQQRNIKPSGLSSVEKRLNHMKESLDFTKNEQLIAFCKDIGII is encoded by the coding sequence ATGTTTAGAAAAGTATTAATTGCAGAAGACCAGGAGAGTGCCAATATTTCAGTACGGAAAACACTGGCTGATCTCGGAATACAACATACAGACTATGTGTATTACTGTGATGACGCTCTTACACGTATAGAAAAAGCTTTGAAAGCAGATCAGCCTTATGATTTGCTCATAACTGATCTTTCTTTTGAGGAAGATCAATATCGGCAGCGACTTCCTAATGGCGATGATCTTATCAAAGCAGTCAAACTGGAACAACCAACAATAAAAATCGTTGTATTTTCCGCAGAAGATAAGTCACAGGTAATTGATACGCTCTTTGAAGAGTTGAGTATCGATGCCTATGTCAGGAAGGCGCGTAATGATGCCCAGTATCTGAAAGAAGCTATTAATACCATCTACCAGAATCGGAAATACCGTTCTCCTAATCTAAAGCCAATTGTTAAAGAACGAAATTCTTACGAATTTGCTGATTTTGATATCACAATTATTTCCCTGCTCTCTCAGGGAGTTCTGCAAAAAGATATACCCTTCCATCTGCAGCAGCGGAATATTAAACCTTCCGGACTAAGCAGCGTAGAGAAACGTCTTAATCATATGAAAGAATCTCTCGACTTTACAAAGAATGAGCAACTCATTGCTTTCTGTAAAGACATCGGGATTATATAA
- a CDS encoding tetratricopeptide repeat-containing sensor histidine kinase yields the protein MVVNPYFDKAFEFVEINKLDSAFIYFDKAKELFLSVNDSLGAGKCLINNAITLTEQGDFFGGQETSLEAIKYLNENIKKHHYYLGSNYNNLGVATYNLRDYDNSLRFYELAVKFSEDSLNTRVYLNNMAKIYQEIGNYTESLKLFQHILVGTSKNKVEYARALTNIAYTKWLQNPNYDARPELFKALAIRTQEKDLWGQNSSYAHLSDYYHKSIPDSALYFANRMYAVAKEIKSADDQLEGLQKLIKLSPAALSKHYFEIYQALDDSVQTARNAAKNQFALIRYETEKHKAENLKLQQDNTKKGFMLVSLLFLVLSGSVIVIILYRKRRQRLELKTETAIRENQLRTSKKVHDVVANGLYRVMTEIENQEELNRDNVLDKLEDMYEKSRDISYEKIEFEHQNFHEKIAALLRSFATDQVKVVLIGNTGELWKKVDAKVKYEVEHILQEFMVNMKKHSGASNVAVKFERNDNRIRISYSDNGIGIKDNLQFNNGLKNTGTRIENIQGAITFETQTERGLKIQFSFPVS from the coding sequence GTGGTTGTTAACCCTTACTTTGATAAAGCATTCGAATTTGTTGAAATAAATAAATTGGACAGTGCTTTTATCTATTTTGATAAGGCAAAAGAATTATTCCTGTCAGTAAATGATAGTTTAGGAGCTGGTAAATGTTTAATAAATAATGCAATCACGCTAACAGAACAAGGCGACTTTTTTGGAGGGCAGGAAACATCCTTAGAGGCGATCAAATATTTAAATGAAAACATAAAAAAGCACCACTATTATCTAGGCTCCAATTATAATAATCTTGGAGTTGCAACATATAATCTAAGAGACTATGATAACTCTTTAAGGTTTTATGAATTGGCTGTTAAATTTTCAGAAGACTCTTTGAATACCCGTGTTTATCTAAATAACATGGCAAAAATTTATCAGGAAATTGGAAACTACACGGAGTCATTAAAATTGTTTCAGCATATTCTTGTTGGAACAAGTAAGAATAAAGTTGAATATGCACGTGCATTAACTAATATCGCTTATACAAAATGGCTTCAGAATCCCAATTACGATGCTCGTCCAGAGCTTTTTAAAGCATTAGCAATCCGAACACAAGAAAAAGATCTTTGGGGACAGAATTCTAGCTATGCGCATCTTTCAGATTATTATCATAAAAGCATTCCCGATTCTGCATTATACTTTGCAAACCGTATGTATGCTGTAGCTAAAGAGATAAAAAGTGCGGATGACCAATTGGAGGGCTTACAAAAACTGATTAAGCTTAGTCCTGCGGCTTTATCAAAGCATTATTTTGAAATTTATCAGGCACTTGATGATAGTGTACAGACAGCCCGTAATGCAGCAAAAAATCAGTTTGCGTTGATACGGTATGAGACAGAAAAACATAAAGCAGAGAACCTTAAACTTCAACAGGATAATACAAAGAAAGGATTCATGCTTGTCAGTTTGCTGTTTCTGGTTTTATCGGGCTCAGTTATAGTCATAATCTTGTATAGAAAACGACGGCAACGTCTGGAATTGAAAACGGAAACTGCTATCCGGGAGAATCAGTTGCGAACTTCAAAAAAGGTACATGATGTAGTTGCGAACGGATTGTATCGGGTGATGACCGAAATTGAGAATCAGGAGGAATTAAACCGGGATAATGTGCTGGACAAACTGGAAGATATGTATGAAAAATCCAGAGATATCTCCTATGAAAAAATTGAATTTGAACACCAGAATTTCCATGAAAAAATAGCGGCTCTGTTAAGATCTTTTGCGACAGACCAGGTCAAGGTTGTATTGATCGGAAATACCGGGGAACTGTGGAAGAAAGTGGATGCAAAAGTTAAGTATGAGGTAGAACATATTCTCCAGGAATTCATGGTGAATATGAAAAAACACAGTGGTGCCAGTAATGTTGCTGTGAAATTCGAAAGGAATGATAATCGGATCCGGATCTCTTATTCGGATAATGGAATAGGCATCAAAGATAACCTTCAATTTAACAATGGTTTGAAAAATACGGGAACCCGTATTGAGAATATTCAGGGAGCAATTACCTTTGAAACTCAAACGGAAAGAGGATTGAAAATACAGTTTTCCTTTCCTGTATCTTAA
- a CDS encoding DUF3667 domain-containing protein, translating into MAENCRNCNALITGNYCSDCGQKVKLDRINGHYIKHEIEHVLHFEKGILYTIKALLLHPGASVREFISENRNRLVKPIIFIVITSLIYSLTAHFFHIEEGYINIAYAKKASAVNYLNQWVQGHYGYANLIMGIFIAAWVRLFFRKYDVNFYEIIILLFFVMGIEMLFCALFALLEGVTHLPLAPVASVIVLIYTTWGIGNFFGKKTVNYLKAFFAYVLGTVSFSVAILIIGTMVDLLLKH; encoded by the coding sequence ATGGCTGAAAATTGTCGTAACTGCAATGCACTTATTACCGGTAATTATTGTTCAGATTGTGGGCAAAAAGTGAAATTGGATAGGATAAACGGTCATTATATTAAACATGAAATTGAACATGTCTTACATTTTGAAAAGGGAATTCTTTATACGATAAAGGCATTACTGCTTCATCCGGGAGCAAGTGTTCGCGAATTTATTTCCGAAAACAGAAACAGACTTGTCAAGCCGATCATCTTTATTGTTATCACTTCACTCATTTATTCGTTGACGGCACATTTTTTTCATATTGAAGAAGGGTATATAAATATTGCGTATGCAAAGAAAGCATCTGCCGTTAACTATCTTAATCAATGGGTACAAGGTCACTATGGATATGCGAATTTAATAATGGGAATCTTCATAGCAGCCTGGGTAAGATTATTCTTCAGAAAGTATGATGTCAATTTTTATGAAATAATCATCCTTTTATTTTTTGTAATGGGTATCGAAATGTTGTTTTGCGCGCTATTTGCACTATTGGAAGGAGTGACCCATCTGCCTTTGGCACCGGTTGCTTCAGTGATCGTATTAATATATACAACATGGGGAATTGGTAATTTCTTTGGCAAAAAAACGGTTAATTACCTGAAGGCCTTCTTTGCCTATGTGTTGGGTACAGTTTCTTTTTCTGTAGCCATCCTGATTATCGGTACGATGGTCGATTTATTACTAAAACACTAA
- a CDS encoding GNAT family N-acetyltransferase, whose protein sequence is MGNIIINKVTLSDVDQLQQIGKRTFSETFSTENSAENMLKYLDEGFALDKLTAELQHPDSEFYFAVLNSEVIGYLKLNQGQSQTELKDDKALEIERIYVLKEFHGQQVGQLLYDKAIQVAQEKGASYVWLGVWEENPRAIRFYKKNGFVEFDKHIFRLGDEEQTDIMMKLQLV, encoded by the coding sequence ATGGGAAATATCATCATAAATAAAGTTACGCTTAGTGATGTAGATCAATTGCAACAGATTGGTAAGCGGACGTTCTCGGAAACTTTTTCCACAGAGAATTCGGCAGAAAATATGCTTAAATATCTGGATGAAGGATTCGCATTAGATAAGCTGACCGCCGAACTTCAGCATCCGGATTCTGAATTCTATTTTGCTGTGCTCAACAGTGAAGTGATCGGTTATCTGAAACTGAACCAGGGACAATCTCAAACAGAACTTAAAGATGATAAAGCACTCGAAATTGAGCGTATCTATGTGTTGAAAGAATTCCATGGTCAGCAAGTCGGCCAGTTGCTATATGATAAAGCAATACAAGTAGCACAGGAAAAAGGCGCCTCTTATGTATGGTTAGGAGTATGGGAAGAAAATCCGCGGGCCATCCGGTTCTATAAGAAAAATGGTTTTGTGGAATTTGATAAACATATTTTTAGATTGGGTGACGAAGAACAAACCGATATTATGATGAAACTGCAACTGGTATAG